The following proteins are encoded in a genomic region of Leptospira yasudae:
- a CDS encoding acyltransferase encodes MTSNLSLFMDLFGLCILFFICILSNRPSQILLSDPPKNGSGGGRSESVDFIRGLAITGIVFIHVNSYYQYFGPDQNASVLTLFLSNLSRFGVPAFILSSGIFLKPTNFRDYWKPKILSLLVPYFIVSLLAAYIKLGTFPDIREYLYGILLGTWCAPYYFVPLLISFYLIFPAMNAIRKKYNTKKAALIFLSVSLLLNFAANHAFRFSENAAVKTIEPILFGGFLFFFTFGLLAGKWFKAPGEFLNFSEEPGSPLPYSLRKLLWVGISIYLTVVFLAGILWKFDSSNHLLFYPLAMFLFLFFWVENSQKRKGHKTLISVFAFVGKNSMGIFLLHPILIHLMHAWSPFAWGEAFSWIAIAITGFVNVALPLGTWLLATKSLDWVVSLGNSRKVDGTPAD; translated from the coding sequence ATGACTTCGAATCTTTCACTTTTTATGGATCTCTTCGGGCTTTGTATTCTCTTTTTTATCTGCATTCTATCGAACCGGCCTTCTCAAATTCTGCTTTCCGATCCTCCGAAAAACGGTTCCGGCGGAGGGAGAAGCGAGTCCGTGGACTTTATCCGCGGCCTTGCGATCACGGGAATCGTGTTCATCCACGTGAATTCGTATTATCAGTATTTCGGACCCGATCAAAACGCTTCCGTTTTAACCTTATTTCTTTCAAACCTATCGAGATTCGGAGTTCCGGCCTTTATCCTTTCTTCCGGAATTTTTTTAAAACCCACCAACTTTAGAGACTATTGGAAACCCAAGATCCTTTCACTGCTCGTTCCATATTTCATCGTAAGTCTTTTGGCGGCTTACATAAAACTCGGAACGTTTCCGGACATAAGAGAATACTTATACGGCATTCTTTTGGGAACCTGGTGCGCCCCGTATTACTTTGTTCCTCTTTTGATTTCCTTTTATCTGATCTTTCCGGCAATGAACGCGATCCGCAAAAAGTATAACACGAAAAAGGCGGCCTTGATCTTCTTGTCCGTGTCCCTTCTTTTGAACTTTGCGGCCAACCACGCGTTTCGTTTTTCCGAAAACGCCGCCGTTAAAACGATCGAACCGATTTTGTTCGGCGGATTTTTGTTCTTTTTCACCTTCGGATTGTTAGCCGGAAAATGGTTCAAAGCCCCCGGGGAATTTCTGAATTTTTCGGAGGAGCCGGGTTCACCCCTCCCCTACTCTCTCAGAAAACTTCTTTGGGTCGGAATTTCGATTTATCTGACAGTCGTCTTTCTCGCGGGAATTCTGTGGAAGTTCGATTCCTCCAATCACCTGCTCTTCTATCCTTTGGCTATGTTCCTTTTTCTTTTCTTTTGGGTCGAGAACTCTCAGAAACGAAAGGGACATAAAACTTTGATCTCCGTTTTCGCTTTTGTCGGGAAGAATAGCATGGGAATCTTTTTGCTCCATCCGATCCTCATCCATCTGATGCACGCTTGGAGTCCGTTCGCTTGGGGGGAAGCTTTTTCTTGGATTGCGATCGCGATCACCGGCTTTGTCAACGTCGCCTTGCCCCTTGGGACATGGCTGCTCGCAACGAAGTCATTGGATTGGGTCGTGAGTCTCGGAAATTCCCGGAAAGTGGACGGAACTCCGGCCGATTAA
- a CDS encoding cyclic nucleotide-binding domain-containing protein: MNKVQIPAGGIIFREGESNNAMYVILSGQVEVFFTRKNIVQRLAVMKKGDFFGEMALFRAMPRTATAKAILDCQLAVIESKQQLEKFLINNPDFSAKMVRILADRLANTNAILISKLEEYSGEYEYKVPEE; encoded by the coding sequence ATGAATAAGGTGCAGATCCCTGCCGGCGGCATCATCTTTCGGGAAGGGGAATCGAATAACGCGATGTATGTGATTCTTTCCGGTCAGGTAGAGGTTTTCTTTACGAGGAAGAATATCGTTCAACGTCTCGCTGTGATGAAAAAGGGAGATTTTTTCGGAGAGATGGCCTTGTTCCGCGCGATGCCTAGAACGGCGACCGCAAAGGCGATCCTCGATTGTCAGCTCGCGGTGATCGAAAGCAAACAACAACTTGAGAAATTTCTAATCAACAATCCGGACTTCTCCGCTAAGATGGTGAGAATCCTCGCGGATCGTTTGGCGAACACGAACGCCATTCTCATTTCCAAATTGGAAGAATATTCGGGTGAATACGAATACAAGGTTCCGGAAGAATAA
- a CDS encoding GGDEF domain-containing protein: MDLNQQDEITRLRGLVELYERVSKLSESELLEAEKHLDVSENTAGLARLELIRMSEQLKSIRNIGPDLKTKVISLLHDHESGLKEFKTRIIELSENNPFFYSDFFRIISHLEIQENDARELWEEIYNHGENMSSSLGRSVNFVVSMLDYIFSKKRIIENPKIVELYSFEEIILNTVIDETSGIYNRRYFNIILNKEINRSARYQRDFCLLIFDVDNFKIINDTYGHGFGDDILRLIAGTMLYSFRQEDICCRIGGEEFAVILPETPKENALVAANRFRNYLLEASMSQYGLAVTVSGGICRFAEDGKDTNELFKNADAALYKAKKTGKDKFLVFSTDL; this comes from the coding sequence ATGGACCTGAACCAGCAAGATGAAATTACCAGACTTCGCGGTTTGGTGGAACTCTACGAAAGAGTTTCAAAACTCAGCGAAAGCGAACTTTTGGAAGCGGAGAAACATCTCGATGTTTCCGAAAACACGGCGGGTCTTGCGAGGCTCGAATTGATCCGAATGAGCGAACAGCTCAAGAGCATCCGCAATATCGGACCGGACCTGAAGACCAAGGTCATATCACTCCTTCACGATCACGAGTCCGGTTTGAAAGAATTCAAAACGAGAATCATCGAACTTTCCGAAAACAATCCCTTCTTTTATTCCGATTTTTTCAGAATCATATCCCACCTTGAAATTCAAGAAAACGACGCAAGAGAACTCTGGGAGGAGATCTACAACCACGGAGAAAACATGAGTTCCTCTTTGGGGAGAAGCGTAAACTTCGTCGTATCGATGTTAGATTACATCTTCAGCAAAAAAAGAATCATCGAAAATCCGAAGATCGTGGAACTCTATTCCTTCGAAGAGATCATCCTCAATACTGTCATCGACGAAACGAGCGGGATCTACAACCGAAGATACTTCAACATCATTCTCAACAAGGAGATCAATCGAAGCGCGAGATACCAAAGGGATTTTTGTCTTTTGATCTTCGACGTGGACAACTTCAAGATCATCAACGATACGTACGGACACGGATTCGGAGACGACATTCTCCGTTTGATCGCGGGAACGATGTTGTATTCGTTCCGTCAGGAAGACATCTGTTGCCGGATCGGCGGGGAAGAATTCGCCGTGATCTTACCCGAAACTCCGAAAGAGAACGCACTCGTTGCCGCAAATCGGTTTCGAAACTATCTCCTGGAAGCTTCGATGAGCCAGTACGGTTTGGCCGTAACGGTATCGGGAGGAATCTGCAGATTTGCGGAGGACGGAAAGGATACGAACGAATTGTTCAAGAACGCGGACGCCGCGCTTTACAAAGCGAAAAAAACGGGAAAGGACAAGTTCCTCGTTTTCTCCACGGACTTATAA